The following proteins are encoded in a genomic region of Cryptomeria japonica chromosome 11, Sugi_1.0, whole genome shotgun sequence:
- the LOC131070806 gene encoding putative disease resistance protein RGA3 gives MKIHTAVCSPILISWKVKEWLQSVRDIAWEAEDLLQICAVDSMYATNAQFCALSCNQLILRHQMGRRIRKVKARMMAVVEEGNQLNTSHCVMSHAEETESSSRSQRQQLTRLSLLPSDSKPVGIQSKIESMVNLLENPEFPIIAVVGMGGIGKTYLLQHVYNAQKGRYEKSAWLSVSQFFSLSKLLSDLAFQLSRDLSKEIKESGVSEEVAAESIHSFIQGKRCLIVLDDVWRATREDDLLTKLGIPTGANSQCKVLVSTRNKEVCVNLDAKIYEMESLTDEESWKLFCVYAFPKSEENRAPESLKEVAVNIMKECGNLPLAIKTTAASLANTTLPGDWHSKFSKLQKVDTQNDFVMDILKLSYNSLPAHLKACFAYLSFFSEDEQIECEYLVYLWIGEGFIPARENPWDCLYQLANLCLLEIWEDEWVTKYFKIHDLLLDLAILISRENKCAFSVEDALDGGRWCRLFLADKDIDENTISERRPVSPTHVRTLSLSGNKEIGGNIPATLFSGMRVLRVLEMSYTNVSTLPACVGEMKLLKVLNLTKTKIKEVPKCVRFLKSLIYLNVSRCRHLEAPKWIGELRCLQHLEGPFQQMPKGTSTLQSLRTL, from the exons ATGAAAATTCACACGGCAGTCTGTTCTCCGATCTTAATCAGTTGGAAAG TGAAAGAATGGCTTCAGAGCGTTCGTGACATTGCCTGGGAGGCAGAGGACCTACTTCAAATATGTGCTGTCGATTCAATGTATGCCACTAATGCTCAGTTTTGTGCTTTGAGTTGTAATCAATTGATTCTTCGGCATCAAATGGGCAGAAGAATTCGAAAGGTGAAAGCCCGAATGATGGCCGTTGTTGAAGAGGGAAACCAACTCAATACAAGTCATTGTGTGATGTCTCACGCAGAAGAAACGGAATCATCAAGTAGATCCCAGAGACAACAGCTTACGAGACTAAGTCTCCTGCCCAGCGATTCGAAACCAGTGGGGATACAGTCCAAGATTGAAAGCATGGTGAATTTGCTAGAAAACCCCGAGTTTCCAATTATTGCAGTGGTTGGAATGGGGGGAATCGGCAAGACCTATCTTCTTCAGCATGTCTACAACGCCCAAAAAGGAAGGTATGAGAAATCTGCATGGCTTTCAGTTTCTCAGTTCTTTTCTTTGTCCAAGTTGCTCAGTGATTTAGCCTTCCAATTGAGTAGAGATTTAAGTAAGGAAATTAAGGAGAGTGGAGTAAGTGAAGAGGTAGCAGCAGAGTCGATTCATAGCTTTATTCAAGGGAAGAGGTGTCTTATTGTTTTAGATGATGTCTGGAGGGCTACTAGAGAAGATGATTTGCTAACTAAACTTGGTATCCCAACTGGAGCTAACAGTCAATGCAAAGTTTTGGTTAGCACAAGAAACAAAGAGGTTTGTGTAAATCTTGATGCTAAGATTTATGAGATGGAAAGTTTGACAGATGAAGAAAGTTGGAAGCTATTTTGTGTTTATGCATTTCCCAAATCTGAGGAAAATAGAGCGCCAGAATCCCTGAAGGAGGTAGCTGTTAACATCATGAAGGAATGTGGGAATTTGCCACTTGCCATCAAGACCACTGCAGCATCTCTGGCAAACACTACACTGCCAGGGGACTGGCACTCCAAGTTCAGTAAGCTGCAAAAGGTAGACACTCAAAATGATTTTGTTATGGATATTCTCAAGTTGAGTTACAACTCCCTGCCTGCACATCTGAAGGCTTGTTTTGCTTATCTTTCCTTCTTTTCCGAGGATGAACAAATAGAGTGTGAGTATCTCGTATATCTATGGATAGGAGAAGGATTTATTCCGGCAAGAGAAAATCCGTGGGATTGTTTATATCAGCTTGCCAATCTCTGTCTGCTTGAAATATGGGAAGATGAATGGgtaacaaaatattttaaaattcatGATTTATTACTGGATTTGGCCATACTTATATCCAGAGAAAATAAATGTGCATTCAGTGTTGAGGATGCACTCGATGGTGGTCGCTGGTGTCGCCTATTTTTGGCTGAtaaagatattgatgagaacaccaTTTCAGAGAGGCGTCCTGTTTCTCCCACACATGTCCGCACACTGTCGCTCTCGGGCAATAAGGAAATTGGAGGAAACATCCCAGCAACGTTGTTTAGCGGTATGAGAGTTCTACGGGTTCTGGAAATGAGCTACACAAATGTCTCTACATTGCCTGCTTGTGTTGGAGAGATGAAACTTCTAAAAGTCTTGAATTTAACAAAGACAAAGATTAAAGAGGTACCCAAGTGTGTGAGATTTCTTAAAAGTCTCATTTATCTTAATGTCTCCCGTTGCAGGCACTTAGAAGCACCCAAATGGATAGGTGAACTTAGGTGTCTTCAGCATTTGGAAGGCCCATTTCAGCAAATGCCAAAGGGAACATCAACGCTGCAGTCTTTGAGAACACTGTGA